The genomic window CGCCTTCCCGCTTCGTGAGCACACGAAGAAGTCCGAGGCCGACATCAAGAAGATCGTCATGGAGAAGCTCGAGCTCACCGGTCTGCTCGGCGCCGAGGGCAAGCTGCCCGGCGAGATCTCCGGCGGTATGCGCAAGCGCGCCGGTCTGGCCCGCGCCCTGGTGCTCGACCCGCAGATCATTCTGGTCGACGAGCCCGACTCCGGTCTGGACCCGGTCCGCACCTCCTACCTGAGCCAGTTGCTGATCGACATCAACGCCCAGATCGACGCGACGATCCTGATCGTCACCCACAACATCAACCTGGCGCGCACCGTGCCCGACAACATCGGCATGCTGTTCCGCCGCCAGCTGGTGATGTTCGGTCCGCGTGAGGTGCTGCTGACCTCCGAGGAGCCGGTGGTCAAGCAGTTCCTCAACGGCCGCATGATCGGCCCGATCGGCATGTCCGAGGAGAAGGACGAGGCCCAGATGGCGCGCGAGCAGGCGATGGTCGACGCGGGCCATCACCACGGCGGCGCCGAAGAGGTCGAAGGCATCATCCCGCAGATGAAGGCGCAGCCGGGTATGCCGGTGCGGCAGGCGGTCGCACGCCGCAAGGCCCGCGTGCGGGAGATCATGCACACCCTGCCGCACGCCGCGCAGGTGGCGATCCGCGAATCGATGGCCGAGAACGACGACACACAAGTGATGTCGTACAACGCCCCCAGTGTCGCCAGTTACCAGGGCGACTCGTTCGACACCACCGTGCGCCACAACACAACCAACGGGTAACATACGCCCGTGAACTCGACTCCGGCCCGTGTGCGGACACCAGTCGAGTCGGCGTTTGCCCAGGCGGGCAACGTTTTTGCGCTCTTCGTCGACGTCATGCGCAAGATGTTCCGCCGCCCGTTCCAGTGGCGCGAGTTCATCGAGCAGTCGTGGTTCATCGCCAGCGTCTCGATCTTGCCGAGCGCGCTGGTGGCCATCCCGTTCGGCGCGGTCGTCGCGCTGCAGACCGGTTCGCTGATCAAGCAGCTCGGCGCCGAGTCGTTCACCGGAGCCACCAGCGTGCTCGCCACCGTGCAGCAGGCCGCGCCGGTGGTGACCGCGCTGATCATCGCGGGCGCGGCCGGGTCGGCGGTCGCCGCCGATCTCGGCGCGCGCACCATCCGCGAGGAGATCGACGCCATGGAGGTGCTCGGCGTCGATCCGGTGGCGCGGCTGGTCGTTCCGAGGGTGCTCGGCATGACGCTGGTCGCGGTGCTGCTCAACGGGTTGGTGTCGGTCGTCGGCATCGCGGGCGGCTATTTCTTCAACGTGCTGCTGCAGGGCGGAACGCCCGGCGCGTACCTCTCGTCGTTCTCCGCGCTGGCGCAGTTGCCCGACCTGTGGATCGGCGAGATCAAGGCGGCGATCTTCGGTCTGCTCGCCGGGGTGATCGCCGCGTACAAGGGGTTGCATCCCAAAGGGGGGCCGAAAGGAGTCGGTGACGCGGTGAACCAATCCGTGGTGATCACATTCCTGGTCCTCTTCTTCGTCAATCTCGTTCTGACACTGGTCTACCTGCAGGTCGTCCCGGCCAAGGGCTCCTGACAGATGGCCACCTCCTACCGCAACCCGGTGTTCGCCAAGTCGGCTCGCCGGGCGGGGCAGATCGCGCGCGGGCCGCTGAACGTGATCGACCGCGCGGGCGAGCAGATGTCGTTCTACTCGCGCGCCATCGCGTGGATTCCGCGCACCGCCGTGCACTACCGCAAGGAGGTCATGCGGCTGCTGGCCGAGGTGACCTTCGGCTCCGGCGCGCTCGCGGTGATCGGCGGGACCATCGGCGTCATCGTCTTCATGTCCGGCTCGGTCGGCGTCGTCGTCGGCCTGCAGGGCTTCAAGGCGCTCGACGCGCTGGGCAGCTCCGTGCTCACCGGCTTCCTCACCGCCTACATCAACACCCGTGAAATCGCCCCTCTCGTGGCCGCATTGGCGCTTTCGGCGACGGTCGGCTGCGGCTTCACCGCGCAGCTGGGCGCGATGCGGATCTCCGAGGAGATCGACGCGCTCGAGGTGATGGCGGTGCCCGGCGTGCCGTTCCTGGTGACCACCCGGGTGATCGCGGGCTTCCTCGCGGTCATCCCGCTCTACATCGTCGGCCTGCTCGGCGCCTACTTCGCCTCGCGCTCGGTCAGCATCTGGTTCAACGGCCAATCCAGCGGTTCCTACGACCACTATTTCAGCCTGTTCCTGCCACCGGAGGACGTGCTCTATTCGTTCCTCAAGGTGCTGATATTCGCGTTCGTGATCATCCTGGTGCACTGCTACTACGGCTTCACCGCCACCGGCGGACCCGCGGGCGTCGGCGT from Nocardia bhagyanarayanae includes these protein-coding regions:
- a CDS encoding ABC transporter ATP-binding protein; translated protein: MTERGSPVGCSLRKVEVGVGVEVRTEGVTKSFGSQRIWQDVSLTLPSGEVSALLGPSGTGKSVFLKSLIGLLRPERGSIYIDGTDITTCSNKELYEIRKLFGVLFQDGALFGSMNLFDNVAFPLREHTKKSEADIKKIVMEKLELTGLLGAEGKLPGEISGGMRKRAGLARALVLDPQIILVDEPDSGLDPVRTSYLSQLLIDINAQIDATILIVTHNINLARTVPDNIGMLFRRQLVMFGPREVLLTSEEPVVKQFLNGRMIGPIGMSEEKDEAQMAREQAMVDAGHHHGGAEEVEGIIPQMKAQPGMPVRQAVARRKARVREIMHTLPHAAQVAIRESMAENDDTQVMSYNAPSVASYQGDSFDTTVRHNTTNG
- a CDS encoding MlaE family ABC transporter permease, with protein sequence MATSYRNPVFAKSARRAGQIARGPLNVIDRAGEQMSFYSRAIAWIPRTAVHYRKEVMRLLAEVTFGSGALAVIGGTIGVIVFMSGSVGVVVGLQGFKALDALGSSVLTGFLTAYINTREIAPLVAALALSATVGCGFTAQLGAMRISEEIDALEVMAVPGVPFLVTTRVIAGFLAVIPLYIVGLLGAYFASRSVSIWFNGQSSGSYDHYFSLFLPPEDVLYSFLKVLIFAFVIILVHCYYGFTATGGPAGVGVAVGRAVRAAIVLVNILDFFLSLAIWGTTTTVRVAG
- a CDS encoding MlaE family ABC transporter permease: MRKMFRRPFQWREFIEQSWFIASVSILPSALVAIPFGAVVALQTGSLIKQLGAESFTGATSVLATVQQAAPVVTALIIAGAAGSAVAADLGARTIREEIDAMEVLGVDPVARLVVPRVLGMTLVAVLLNGLVSVVGIAGGYFFNVLLQGGTPGAYLSSFSALAQLPDLWIGEIKAAIFGLLAGVIAAYKGLHPKGGPKGVGDAVNQSVVITFLVLFFVNLVLTLVYLQVVPAKGS